Within Actinoplanes sp. L3-i22, the genomic segment GAGAATCACCGAGGGGGCCAGGCTCCGGTCATAGGTGACCACGGCCTCGACGGTGTCCGTCCGGCCCAGTTCCATGGTCAGCCTGGGGTCGAAGACGACGCGGGCCGCGGCCAGTTCACCGGCCCGTTCACGGCATCGAGCCGAGACGACCGCGAGGTCGGCGCTCGGGGACTGAGCGGCCGGCGGGCTGGTGGTACCGGCCTGCGGGCTCGTCGGAGTGGCCTGTGGGATAGGTGTCGCATGGGCGGTGCCATCGGATGAATGGCCGTCGGAGGCCAGGTACGCCAACGTCAACGCGAGCAGGATGAGCAGCGTCACCGCGGCCCCGAGCGCCAGCAGGACCGGTGCTCTCCTCGGTGGTGGGGGCGTCGATTGCATCGGTGTGGCTCCTCGACCAGCAACGATGATGTCGGGGCCACGGTAACCGCGGCGACGCCGACCGGCGCGCCCGCGACGGAAACTTGTCAGCCGTCGGCGGCCTGCCGGTCAGCCTTCCTGCAGGAAGAACAGGAACTCCGCGGTTCCGTGGTCGGCGAGCGAACCCAGTGCCCCGTATCCCTTCGGGCCGGCGAGGTTCCAGTCGGCGAATCGGATGGGCACGGAGCCGGTGACCACCAGCCGCGAGGCGTCGCGCTGGGCGGTCACGACGGCGGTGATCGTCCGGGTGACGCCGTGCAGGGTCAGTTGCCCGGTGGCCTCCAGCGTGGTCGCGGATCCGGTGACGAAGGCGTCGTCGAGCGGAACGGGCGTGGTGAGCCGGACCGTGGCGGCCGGGAACCGGTCCGTCGCCAGGCTCGTGCCGAACTGCGGTGCGAGCTGCTTGCCGTTGTCGGTCAGGGAGAGCAGGTCGATGTTCGCCTCGACGGCGTCGATCCGGTTGTCGCGTACGGTCATGGTGCCGGTCACGGCCTCGGTGCGCCCGGTGACGTCGCTGCTCGCTCCGAGGAAGCGCTGTTCGACGCGGAAGCCGGCCACCGACCCGGAAGTGATCCGCCAGTGTCCGGCCAGCGGCCGGGACGCGGGAGCGGCGGCGGCCGGGAGGGTGAGCGGTGCGGGAGCGGGCTGAAGCGCGACGGCCGCCGCCGCTGTCGCCAGCAGGGCGAGCACGAGCGTCACGGTGATGCCGAGTGCCCACCACCACCGGCGTCGCCGGCGGGGCCGGGCCGCGGGGGCGGTCATCGGGCCGGCTCCGCGATGTCGACCCGGAACGCCGGGTACCGGCCGGCGATGGACGCGAACTCCGCTGGCGCCGCATGCCGGTCGATCGGCAGGTGCGGGCGGGCGCCGGGGACCTGCTCCAGGAAGCATCGCAGGATCGGCGGCCGATCGGCGACCGGGATCTCGACCAGCCGGCACTCGCGGGCCCGCCCGTGCCGGATGACAGCCTTGCCGCCGGCGGCCCGGACATTGCGGACCCAGTTGCAGTCCTCGCCCAGCATCGGCACCAGATACCAGTGACCCTGCCAATCGGTCATGCCGAGCGGGAAGCGCGTGCGGCGTCCGGTGCGGCGCCCGGGAACCTCGAGGGTGATCCAGCGCGGTGGGGTGATCCCGGTCGCGTGGACAGCGGCCCAGAACCGGGCGAACCGGCGGGCGGTGGCGTTGCCCCGGCCGCCGGAGTACATGGCGCGCAGCCGGTCGTCACTGAAGATCATGGCACCCCTCGCAATAGATCGACATCTCTGCGTCATGGCGAGTATGGAACTTGGGACTCCATGTCTCAAGTACCAAAGGTCCCGTCCTGTACTAGGCTCGTCCGCGATGGAACAGCGACCCATGGCCAGCGGTTTGACCCGGCGCAATCGGCGTCTGACCGATGTCGAGACCCGGGATCGGATGCTGCGGGCCGCCATCGAGATGATCAATCGAGATGGCCTCACCGTGAGCCTTGAGCACCTCAGCTTCGAGGCGATCATCCGGGCCGCGGAGGTGTCCCGGAGCAGCGCCTACCGCCACTGGCAGTACAAGGACCAGTTCTTCGGCGACGTGGTCAAGGAACTGGCCCGCACCGCCGGCGCGCCGGTCGTCCGGGACGAGATCGGCCTGCTCAAGGAGATCCTGGCCGAGAAGAAGGAATGGCTGTCGACCCCGCGCGGGCGGCACGACCTGATCGTCGAGCTGATCCGGCGGCTGGCTCATTTCGACCTGCGGGCGGTGCTCGCGTCGCCGGCCTGGCGGACCTACCATGCGCTCTGCGCCACCGTCACCGGCCTGGCCGACGGCGATCTGCGGGCCCAGGTCCAGGCCGCGCTCGCCGAATCGGAACAGGCCCGGATCACGCGCATCGCCGGTGCGTGGCAGACCCTGGCCGGGGCGTTCGGCTACCGATTGCGGCCCGAGCTCAACGCCGGATTCGACACCCTCGCCGCGGTGCTGAGCGTCAACCTGCACGGCATGATCATCACCGAGATCGCGGCGCCGGAGATCGCCGGCCGGGAGACCGTCGCCGGCCCGTTCGGCGCACCGGCCGACCAGCGCTGGTCGCTGTCGGCGCTGAGCCTCGCCGGCGTGGCGATGATGTTTCTCGAGCCCGACCCGGACGCCGAGTGGGGCGATCTCCGGCTGGTGCACCTGTATCAGGCTGTCGACGAGTGGGCGGCGCGGGACAACTGACCGGCACCCACCGCCAAGCCTGCCCGGTTCGGGACCCACCACGTCGCCACCCACCGCGCTGAACGGCTCCGGAACGACGATCAATTCATGAACGCCGCGACGACGACGTTGCCGAGCACGCCGAGGACGGCACCACCCACGAATGTCCACACTGCGGTGCGATTGCTGGACCGCTGCAGTTCATTGCTCAGGACAAGGATGTGCGCGCGCAGTTTCCGATCCAGTTCCGAGTCGTCCGGTGAAGGCTGATCGGGGATCGTCACCGACGACTCGGGTACCTGCTCGGGCGAGTGTGGCCGATAGAATGCGACGGCCTGACGCAGGATCACGAGTGCGAAGATCGACACGGCGCCGGTGGCCTCGACCGTGCTCAGGATCGCACCGGACATGACTTTACCGGCCAGGAACAGCGTCACCAGGGTGAGCGGCAGGAGCGGGGTCACCGTGGAAAGCCACGTGGCCTCCTGCGGCGCTTGGTGGGCGACGCGGCGCACCGGGTGGAAGTCCGGCATGGCGACCGCCCGGACGACGAGCAGCGCGCCTGCCAGATATCCGGCGCTCGCCACCAATGGGTACCGGGCGATGGTTCCGTTCAGGTACATGCTGAACGTGATATCGGACAGCGAGTTGGCGACCAGTCCGGCGCCGATCAGTGAGAGGTGCCGCAGGTTTTCGCGAGGGATGCGGCGCGTGGTGTAAATGAGCACGACTTGCGTGATCAGCACGACTTCCGCCGCGGGCACCCAGAAGACCAGCACCGAACGCGCGGAGGCGGCCCCGAGGGCGGTCATCCAGGCGAGCAGGAACAGCGAGCCGGACACGAGGAGACTGTCGAGAACCAGCCGCACCTCCGTGCGGCTGTCCCGGTGTGGCTGACCAGCCGTTGCGTGCCGGGTAATGACGGCAAGGCCGCAGATCACCACCAGCGCGGTGACCAGCCAGGCCACGTCGGGCCAGGACGGTACGGCCGGGTCGGACCGTTCGGCCGGCCCGTACCCCGCCCACACACCTTGGCCGGTGGCGTTCGCCGCGAGGGCGGTCGCCGCCAGGACCCGCCATCGCCGCTCCCAGCCGCGGGTCCGCGCCGCGAACCATCCACAGGCGATCGCCGCGCACGTGGTGATCGCGGTGACCATCACATTGTCCACGGCCACCGCGGTCTCGCGCGGAAGGGTCAGCAGGAACAATTCATAGGAACCGAGGACCAGTGCGGCCGCGGATATTCGGTGCATTACCGATGCGGTGGCGGACATGCTCCTCCCTGGATTGCGAGTCCGGCCGTCTGCGCGGGCCGAAAGATAGCAGCCCGGCAATGTCGATCGGTGGTCGGCAATACGACAAAACCAGGGTTGAACCTCGCCCATTGTGCGAACGGCTGATGCGGTCCCAGGAGGTTGCTCCGAGGTTGCGGCCCGACCGGCCGGATAGGATCATCCGGGCGTGTCTCGAACGGAACAGCTGCTGCTCAGGCCCTGGCGCGAGGACGACGCCCCGGCGGTGCTCGCCGCATTCGGCGCGGACGACATGGCCACCCAGGCCGGCGAACCGATCACCGACCTGGCGGCGGCCGGGCGGTGGATCGTGAGGTGGCGCGAGGCCGCGGAGGCGTTCCCGTTCGCGGTCCGGTCCGCGGGCCGGGTCGTCGGTCACGTCGCGGTGAGCGGGGTGGACCCGCAACACT encodes:
- a CDS encoding YceI family protein, whose product is MTAPAARPRRRRRWWWALGITVTLVLALLATAAAAVALQPAPAPLTLPAAAAPASRPLAGHWRITSGSVAGFRVEQRFLGASSDVTGRTEAVTGTMTVRDNRIDAVEANIDLLSLTDNGKQLAPQFGTSLATDRFPAATVRLTTPVPLDDAFVTGSATTLEATGQLTLHGVTRTITAVVTAQRDASRLVVTGSVPIRFADWNLAGPKGYGALGSLADHGTAEFLFFLQEG
- a CDS encoding GNAT family N-acetyltransferase — protein: MSRTEQLLLRPWREDDAPAVLAAFGADDMATQAGEPITDLAAAGRWIVRWREAAEAFPFAVRSAGRVVGHVAVSGVDPQHSVGWVSYWTTQAVRGRG
- a CDS encoding nitroreductase family deazaflavin-dependent oxidoreductase, with the translated sequence MIFSDDRLRAMYSGGRGNATARRFARFWAAVHATGITPPRWITLEVPGRRTGRRTRFPLGMTDWQGHWYLVPMLGEDCNWVRNVRAAGGKAVIRHGRARECRLVEIPVADRPPILRCFLEQVPGARPHLPIDRHAAPAEFASIAGRYPAFRVDIAEPAR
- a CDS encoding TetR/AcrR family transcriptional regulator is translated as MEQRPMASGLTRRNRRLTDVETRDRMLRAAIEMINRDGLTVSLEHLSFEAIIRAAEVSRSSAYRHWQYKDQFFGDVVKELARTAGAPVVRDEIGLLKEILAEKKEWLSTPRGRHDLIVELIRRLAHFDLRAVLASPAWRTYHALCATVTGLADGDLRAQVQAALAESEQARITRIAGAWQTLAGAFGYRLRPELNAGFDTLAAVLSVNLHGMIITEIAAPEIAGRETVAGPFGAPADQRWSLSALSLAGVAMMFLEPDPDAEWGDLRLVHLYQAVDEWAARDN